A single Crateriforma conspicua DNA region contains:
- a CDS encoding RNA polymerase sigma factor, with product MSDLHDDTPTSPTLLTSIANGEQQAWERFVRIYAPLILRWCERSGLQTSDAQDITQNVLFSVNDSIEKFERRSHDGSFRAWLWGMCRHKIADARRGRPSDETVIGGTDAVKFFTSVPDVTPLPSEPPETENDIADLHLRVLKELRLSFSEDVWTAFWRAAIDGDAPKDIAEDLGSSVWAVYKAKARVLARLKADFGEEFQIG from the coding sequence ATGTCCGATTTGCACGACGACACTCCGACTTCGCCGACGCTTTTGACGTCGATCGCCAACGGCGAGCAGCAGGCTTGGGAGAGGTTTGTTCGAATCTACGCCCCGCTGATCCTTCGGTGGTGCGAACGCTCAGGTCTCCAGACTTCCGACGCTCAGGACATCACTCAGAACGTCCTTTTCAGCGTCAACGACTCCATCGAGAAATTTGAACGGCGTTCGCACGACGGTTCGTTCCGAGCATGGCTTTGGGGTATGTGTCGTCATAAGATCGCCGATGCGCGACGAGGACGCCCCAGCGATGAAACTGTGATCGGTGGCACTGACGCCGTCAAATTTTTCACAAGCGTTCCGGATGTCACCCCACTCCCGTCAGAGCCTCCGGAAACGGAAAACGACATTGCCGATCTACACCTCAGGGTCCTCAAAGAGCTCAGATTATCGTTTTCCGAAGACGTATGGACTGCATTTTGGCGAGCGGCCATCGATGGAGATGCTCCCAAAGATATCGCGGAGGACCTCGGTTCAAGCGTCTGGGCCGTCTACAAGGCAAAAGCCCGTGTGCTCGCGCGATTGAAGGCGGATTTCGGCGAAGAGTTTCAAATCGGATGA